From Choristoneura fumiferana chromosome 7, NRCan_CFum_1, whole genome shotgun sequence, the proteins below share one genomic window:
- the LOC141429700 gene encoding uncharacterized protein isoform X1: protein MGVWRFTMPLLSTLAAMVIIVHSAEDLDPEFRRGLRPRAVDPGTTSYEQPWKSIDTEPLAQQSTHADVWGDDSLEEQAARRRPVRKRKRRPQISSENEPDDTQRENPPGSYPEKDYHDSHDSHQSETVRRRRKRPDIRPYRWADEPIERPLRRRGLRRKRPTIDSNPRLSEFDSLSPNLTDTKDDHQEKNLDDQQEKLPITENIETFDSEDGRKPKPALDYYDPDPTNVDYNINDDDRKHEEKNPSKISTSEETPFQERKLNNYHKLSELQLQDDSSEDHGYSNKPITPHNSGVTVDQSLQDEAKEEDQQAKPLAEFSKDVTNTNKNERLKANEKPATNTEKDIITFKAQEKIMKLGIKVKEMDNQRVSLELMQDTGGSHQAFDIIKADIEKQKCQAKIGNNKTIDMYTYLVERSKLISHYTKQWMEKIRSQLRVSDQEIHEFESLDEYIQDYDPIDPYTLKQILKRSNGTSLSEILQRHNLSLTDLLRGRGEAILALHTEPPDDRPPPQDVSLENDQQEEVENRYIIRNQATTQRKPMRDSLDKNEDNIESAIQTENYTSHNSTETETDNKHVRNIPRIITNRHFPIGIRRKLRMRPMLNSTIKAQLGRDLIALSARKYFQNHRNMSKLKEWKEIIPIMTNRSKLNDGTTTPEATESTPTTTTTEAFDDTTVMDSDSLDSLSSPSSDTEESYGKDNEVETISISTSEPTTTITMEAIPTEINTEADKPKVIPIARPAADAFALRRQAFNNRLKRKRLKQKSSTTENPKDDLTKNFFGMANLVSASEFIERTQKPQTTVTQGSTENVTELEDFMTTHSPTTVEDKVKSIRITTSGYTLPSATQSSTSASTTAQSAKVEIDEILNDRMTSERLAKILLERNMTLGELVMHRERGSSHVHLADIFHNASKEPNPPEPFLTKSSLEPISKETYPLRAILEANTYDATARPTSQATSSQGNNMHIPVVMDFGNNVNENGENMGIISLFKNKLENEKIDNAEIRKDSHGTPYISSVISVNTTITNDANRESRVLGDTEDIRGWNELLTLINKHNISTTIDDLTSVTQDILPLDKNKINLEDVDGDGLIILEDLQHLKDFDSNIASGSDEKLEVRMYETSEAITDKPGILNKIPNNTRSVAIATASILGLATLLFLLTYIAFRYKQQRDRLRKKDSFCNERIPSPVFEHRKGHKNNCSSRSISPMISTSNIYTMSTLDSHNGKDSPDYMWNSLRKPFQ from the exons CCCTGGAAGTCTATCGACACGGAACCTTTGGCACAACAATCGACGCACGCCGACGTGTGGGGCGATGATTCATTAGAGGAGCAGGCTGCGCGACGGAGGCCTGTGCGGAAGCGAAAACGCCGGCCGCAAATATCTTCTGAGAACGAACCAGACGATACACAGAGAGAGAACCCCCCAGGTTCGTATCCTGAAAAAGACTACCATGACTCCCACGATTCCCATCAGTCAGAGACTGTAAGAAGGCGTCGCAAAAGACCCGACATTAGACCCTACCGATGGGCAGACGAACCTATAGAAAGACCCTTACGAAGACGTGGTTTAAGGAGAAAGCGTCCAACAATTGATTCCAACCCAAGACTCAGCGAGTttgatagtttgagtcccaacCTAACTGATACCAAAGATGATCATCAAGAAAAAAATCTCGATGATCAACAAGAAAAACTTCCAATTACAGAGAACATCGAAACTTTTGATTCAGAAGATGGACGTAAACCAAAACCTGCCCTCGATTATTACGATCCCGATCCTACTAATGTAGATTATAATATAAACGACGACGACCGAAAGCACGAAGAGAAAAATCcatcaaaaatatcgacaaGTGAAGAGACGCCCTTTCAAGAACGCAAACTTAATAATTACCATAAGCTAAGTGAACTTCAGTTACAAGATGACTCAAGTGAGGATCATGGTTATTCAAATAAGCCAATTACTCCTCATAACAGTGGGGTAACAGTTGATCAAAGCTTACAAGATGAAGCCAAAGAAGAAGATCAGCAAGCGAAACCATTAGCAGAGTTTTCAAAGGATGTAACGAACACGAACAAAAATGAAAGACTAAAAGCCAATGAAAAACCTGCTACAAATACTGAAAAGGATATTATTACTTTCAAAGCACag GAAAAAATCATGAAGTTAGgtatcaaagtcaaagaaaTGGATAATCAACGTGTGTCTTTGGAATTAATGCAAGACACCGGTGGTTCTCATCAAGCATTTGACATTATAAAAGCTGatatagaaaaacaaaaatgtcaagCTAAGATaggtaacaataaaacaatagaCATGTACACTTACCTAGTGGAACGTTCTAAACTTATTTCACATTACACAAAGCAATGGATGGAGAAAATACGTTCTCAACTCAGAGTTTCAGATCAAGAAATACATGAATTCGAATCATTGGACGAATATATTCAG gATTATGACCCTATTGATCCTTATACGCTGAAGCAAATTCTAAAGAGATCTAATGGCACAAGTTTGAGTGAAATATTACAGCGCCATAACTTGTCTTTAACTGACTTGTTGCGTGGAAGAGGCGAAGCTATTTTAGCTCTTCATACAGAACCTCCTGATGATCGACCACCACCGCAGGATGTTTCGCTAGAGAACGATCAACAAGAAGAAGTTGAAAATAGATACATAATAAGAAATCAAGCTACGACACAACGGAAGCCAATGCGAGATAGTTTAGATAAAAATGAAGATAACATTGAATCCGCAATTCAAACTGAAAACTATACCAGTCATAATAGTACCGAAACAGAAACAGATAATAAACACGTTAGAAACATACCACGAATAATCACCAACCGTCACTTCCCAATTGGTATTCGTAGAAAATTAAGAATGAGACCAATGTTAAATAGTACTATTAAAGCTCAATTAGGTAGAGATTTAATAGCATTAAGTGCAagaaaatatttccaaaatcaTCGGAATAtgtcaaaattaaaagaatGGAAAGAAATAATTCCAATAATGACAAATCGAAGTAAATTAAACGATGGTACTACTACACCCGAGGCAACGGAGTCAActccaacaacaacaactacagAGGCATTCGACGATACTACAGTAATGGATTCGGATAGCTTGGACTCCTTGAGCTCACCATCTAGCGATACAGAAGAAAGTTACGGCAAGGATAATGAAGTTGAGACTATCAGTATATCAACCTCTGAGCCAACTACTACAATAACCATGGAAGCTATACCAACAGAAATAAATACCGAAGCTGACAAACCTAAAGTTATCCCCATTGCTAGGCCTGCTGCTGATGCCTTTGCACTAAGACGTCAGGCATTTAATAACAGATTAAAACGAAAACGGCTAAAACAAAAGAGTTCCACGACGGAAAATCCAAAGGATGATTTGACGAAAAATTTCTTTGGAATGGCAAACTTAGTGTCAGCTTCAGAGTTTATAGAAAGAACGCAGAAGCCCCAAACTACAGTAACACAGGGAAGTACAGAAAATGTAACAGAATTGGAAGATTTCATGACCACGCATTCCCCTACAACGGTAGAAGATAAAGTTAAGTCAATACGAATTACTACCTCTGGATATACGTTGCCTTCTGCAACGCAAAGTTCTACATCAGCAAGTACCACAGCGCAATCGGCTAAAGTCGAAATTGatgaaatattaaatgatagAATGA ccaGTGAACGACTTGCAAAAATACTCCTAGAGCGAAATATGACTCTGGGTGAATTGGTGATGCACAGGGAACGAGGATCAAGCCACGTTCATCTAGCCGACATATTCCATAATGCTTCGAAAGAACCGAATCCGCCCGAACCGTTCTTGACAAAGTCTTCCTTAGAGCCCATATCGAAGGAGACGTATCCACTGCGAGCTATCCTAGAAGCTAATACATATGACGCTACTGCCAGGCCAACGTCACAAGCAACCTCTTCCCAAGGAAATAACATGCATATTCCAGTGGTTATGGATTTTGGTAACAATGTCAATGAAAATGGAGAAAACATGGGTATCATATCACTATTCAAAAACAAgcttgaaaatgaaaaaatagacAACGCTGAGATAAGAAAAGATTCACATGGAACACCTTACATAAGTTCGGTTATCAGTGTGAATACAACGATCACAAATGATGCTAACCGAGAAAGTCGAGTATTAGGGGACACTGAAGACATACGGGGTTGGAATGAATTATTGACGTTAATTAACAAGCACAATATAAGCACTACGATTGATGATTTAACGTCAGTAACTCAAG atattcTACCTTTAGATAAGAACAAGATAAATCTTGAAGATGTGGATGGTGACGGTTTAATCATTCTGGAAGATTTACAGCATTTAAAAGACTTTGATAGCAACATAGCTTCTGGATCAGACGAAAAACTAGAAGTCAGAATGTATGAGACAAGTGAAGCCATTACAGACAAACCAGGTATTCTGAATAAAATACCCAATAATACCAGATCAGTCGCGATAGCCACAGCCAGCATTTTAGGCCTTGCCACATTACTGTTCTTATTAACATATATTGCATTTAGATACAAGCAACAAAGAGATAGGCTACGGAAGAAGGATAGTTTCTGTAATGAACGGATTCCTTCTCCTGTGTTTGAGCACAGGAAGGGTCACAAAAACAACTGCAGCAGTCGAAGTATTAGCCCCATGATTTCAACCTCAAATATTTATACAATGAGTACATTAGATTCTCACAATGGTAAAGATTCACCAGATTACAtgtggaattccttaagaaaaCCATTTCAATAA
- the LOC141429700 gene encoding uncharacterized protein isoform X2: MGVWRFTMPLLSTLAAMVIIVHSAEDLDPEFRRGLRPRAVDPGTTSYEQPWKSIDTEPLAQQSTHADVWGDDSLEEQAARRRPVRKRKRRPQISSENEPDDTQRENPPGSYPEKDYHDSHDSHQSETVRRRRKRPDIRPYRWADEPIERPLRRRGLRRKRPTIDSNPRLSEFDSLSPNLTDTKDDHQEKNLDDQQEKLPITENIETFDSEDGRKPKPALDYYDPDPTNVDYNINDDDRKHEEKNPSKISTSEETPFQERKLNNYHKLSELQLQDDSSEDHGYSNKPITPHNSGVTVDQSLQDEAKEEDQQAKPLAEFSKDVTNTNKNERLKANEKPATNTEKDIITFKAQDYDPIDPYTLKQILKRSNGTSLSEILQRHNLSLTDLLRGRGEAILALHTEPPDDRPPPQDVSLENDQQEEVENRYIIRNQATTQRKPMRDSLDKNEDNIESAIQTENYTSHNSTETETDNKHVRNIPRIITNRHFPIGIRRKLRMRPMLNSTIKAQLGRDLIALSARKYFQNHRNMSKLKEWKEIIPIMTNRSKLNDGTTTPEATESTPTTTTTEAFDDTTVMDSDSLDSLSSPSSDTEESYGKDNEVETISISTSEPTTTITMEAIPTEINTEADKPKVIPIARPAADAFALRRQAFNNRLKRKRLKQKSSTTENPKDDLTKNFFGMANLVSASEFIERTQKPQTTVTQGSTENVTELEDFMTTHSPTTVEDKVKSIRITTSGYTLPSATQSSTSASTTAQSAKVEIDEILNDRMTSERLAKILLERNMTLGELVMHRERGSSHVHLADIFHNASKEPNPPEPFLTKSSLEPISKETYPLRAILEANTYDATARPTSQATSSQGNNMHIPVVMDFGNNVNENGENMGIISLFKNKLENEKIDNAEIRKDSHGTPYISSVISVNTTITNDANRESRVLGDTEDIRGWNELLTLINKHNISTTIDDLTSVTQDILPLDKNKINLEDVDGDGLIILEDLQHLKDFDSNIASGSDEKLEVRMYETSEAITDKPGILNKIPNNTRSVAIATASILGLATLLFLLTYIAFRYKQQRDRLRKKDSFCNERIPSPVFEHRKGHKNNCSSRSISPMISTSNIYTMSTLDSHNGKDSPDYMWNSLRKPFQ, translated from the exons CCCTGGAAGTCTATCGACACGGAACCTTTGGCACAACAATCGACGCACGCCGACGTGTGGGGCGATGATTCATTAGAGGAGCAGGCTGCGCGACGGAGGCCTGTGCGGAAGCGAAAACGCCGGCCGCAAATATCTTCTGAGAACGAACCAGACGATACACAGAGAGAGAACCCCCCAGGTTCGTATCCTGAAAAAGACTACCATGACTCCCACGATTCCCATCAGTCAGAGACTGTAAGAAGGCGTCGCAAAAGACCCGACATTAGACCCTACCGATGGGCAGACGAACCTATAGAAAGACCCTTACGAAGACGTGGTTTAAGGAGAAAGCGTCCAACAATTGATTCCAACCCAAGACTCAGCGAGTttgatagtttgagtcccaacCTAACTGATACCAAAGATGATCATCAAGAAAAAAATCTCGATGATCAACAAGAAAAACTTCCAATTACAGAGAACATCGAAACTTTTGATTCAGAAGATGGACGTAAACCAAAACCTGCCCTCGATTATTACGATCCCGATCCTACTAATGTAGATTATAATATAAACGACGACGACCGAAAGCACGAAGAGAAAAATCcatcaaaaatatcgacaaGTGAAGAGACGCCCTTTCAAGAACGCAAACTTAATAATTACCATAAGCTAAGTGAACTTCAGTTACAAGATGACTCAAGTGAGGATCATGGTTATTCAAATAAGCCAATTACTCCTCATAACAGTGGGGTAACAGTTGATCAAAGCTTACAAGATGAAGCCAAAGAAGAAGATCAGCAAGCGAAACCATTAGCAGAGTTTTCAAAGGATGTAACGAACACGAACAAAAATGAAAGACTAAAAGCCAATGAAAAACCTGCTACAAATACTGAAAAGGATATTATTACTTTCAAAGCACag gATTATGACCCTATTGATCCTTATACGCTGAAGCAAATTCTAAAGAGATCTAATGGCACAAGTTTGAGTGAAATATTACAGCGCCATAACTTGTCTTTAACTGACTTGTTGCGTGGAAGAGGCGAAGCTATTTTAGCTCTTCATACAGAACCTCCTGATGATCGACCACCACCGCAGGATGTTTCGCTAGAGAACGATCAACAAGAAGAAGTTGAAAATAGATACATAATAAGAAATCAAGCTACGACACAACGGAAGCCAATGCGAGATAGTTTAGATAAAAATGAAGATAACATTGAATCCGCAATTCAAACTGAAAACTATACCAGTCATAATAGTACCGAAACAGAAACAGATAATAAACACGTTAGAAACATACCACGAATAATCACCAACCGTCACTTCCCAATTGGTATTCGTAGAAAATTAAGAATGAGACCAATGTTAAATAGTACTATTAAAGCTCAATTAGGTAGAGATTTAATAGCATTAAGTGCAagaaaatatttccaaaatcaTCGGAATAtgtcaaaattaaaagaatGGAAAGAAATAATTCCAATAATGACAAATCGAAGTAAATTAAACGATGGTACTACTACACCCGAGGCAACGGAGTCAActccaacaacaacaactacagAGGCATTCGACGATACTACAGTAATGGATTCGGATAGCTTGGACTCCTTGAGCTCACCATCTAGCGATACAGAAGAAAGTTACGGCAAGGATAATGAAGTTGAGACTATCAGTATATCAACCTCTGAGCCAACTACTACAATAACCATGGAAGCTATACCAACAGAAATAAATACCGAAGCTGACAAACCTAAAGTTATCCCCATTGCTAGGCCTGCTGCTGATGCCTTTGCACTAAGACGTCAGGCATTTAATAACAGATTAAAACGAAAACGGCTAAAACAAAAGAGTTCCACGACGGAAAATCCAAAGGATGATTTGACGAAAAATTTCTTTGGAATGGCAAACTTAGTGTCAGCTTCAGAGTTTATAGAAAGAACGCAGAAGCCCCAAACTACAGTAACACAGGGAAGTACAGAAAATGTAACAGAATTGGAAGATTTCATGACCACGCATTCCCCTACAACGGTAGAAGATAAAGTTAAGTCAATACGAATTACTACCTCTGGATATACGTTGCCTTCTGCAACGCAAAGTTCTACATCAGCAAGTACCACAGCGCAATCGGCTAAAGTCGAAATTGatgaaatattaaatgatagAATGA ccaGTGAACGACTTGCAAAAATACTCCTAGAGCGAAATATGACTCTGGGTGAATTGGTGATGCACAGGGAACGAGGATCAAGCCACGTTCATCTAGCCGACATATTCCATAATGCTTCGAAAGAACCGAATCCGCCCGAACCGTTCTTGACAAAGTCTTCCTTAGAGCCCATATCGAAGGAGACGTATCCACTGCGAGCTATCCTAGAAGCTAATACATATGACGCTACTGCCAGGCCAACGTCACAAGCAACCTCTTCCCAAGGAAATAACATGCATATTCCAGTGGTTATGGATTTTGGTAACAATGTCAATGAAAATGGAGAAAACATGGGTATCATATCACTATTCAAAAACAAgcttgaaaatgaaaaaatagacAACGCTGAGATAAGAAAAGATTCACATGGAACACCTTACATAAGTTCGGTTATCAGTGTGAATACAACGATCACAAATGATGCTAACCGAGAAAGTCGAGTATTAGGGGACACTGAAGACATACGGGGTTGGAATGAATTATTGACGTTAATTAACAAGCACAATATAAGCACTACGATTGATGATTTAACGTCAGTAACTCAAG atattcTACCTTTAGATAAGAACAAGATAAATCTTGAAGATGTGGATGGTGACGGTTTAATCATTCTGGAAGATTTACAGCATTTAAAAGACTTTGATAGCAACATAGCTTCTGGATCAGACGAAAAACTAGAAGTCAGAATGTATGAGACAAGTGAAGCCATTACAGACAAACCAGGTATTCTGAATAAAATACCCAATAATACCAGATCAGTCGCGATAGCCACAGCCAGCATTTTAGGCCTTGCCACATTACTGTTCTTATTAACATATATTGCATTTAGATACAAGCAACAAAGAGATAGGCTACGGAAGAAGGATAGTTTCTGTAATGAACGGATTCCTTCTCCTGTGTTTGAGCACAGGAAGGGTCACAAAAACAACTGCAGCAGTCGAAGTATTAGCCCCATGATTTCAACCTCAAATATTTATACAATGAGTACATTAGATTCTCACAATGGTAAAGATTCACCAGATTACAtgtggaattccttaagaaaaCCATTTCAATAA